In the Paraflavitalea devenefica genome, one interval contains:
- a CDS encoding SDR family oxidoreductase, which yields MHYQQFHTIDLNGHSFLVTGGAGFIGSNIVEYLVQYQAGHVRVLDNFSTGSLKNIEPFMSLPNFELMRGDIRDPHTCQKALEGVDYCSHQAALGSVPRSINDPVTTNEVNIGGFLNILMAARNAAVKRMVYAASSSTYGDHPDLPKVEDVIGRPLSPYAITKYVNELYANVCSSLYDFHTIGLRYFNVFGPRQNPAGPYAAVIPLFIEAALKNESPFINGDGTTSRDFTFVENAVQANIRALFTAGLTQHEVINIAVGESTTLNQLWDHICDILDTELLPVFRNERKGDVKHSLADISKAHRLIGYQPYINVRKGLEMAVEWYKRSNRILYT from the coding sequence ATGCATTACCAGCAGTTCCATACGATTGATCTCAACGGTCACAGTTTCCTTGTTACAGGAGGCGCCGGGTTTATTGGGTCCAATATTGTTGAATACCTGGTGCAATACCAGGCGGGCCATGTCCGGGTGCTGGATAACTTTTCCACCGGCTCCCTGAAAAATATAGAACCGTTCATGAGTCTTCCCAATTTTGAATTAATGAGAGGCGATATCCGCGATCCGCATACCTGCCAAAAAGCGCTTGAAGGAGTGGATTATTGTTCACACCAGGCGGCGTTGGGATCAGTGCCCCGCTCCATTAATGACCCAGTCACCACCAACGAAGTGAACATAGGCGGCTTCCTCAACATATTAATGGCCGCCCGTAATGCTGCTGTTAAAAGAATGGTATATGCGGCCAGCTCCAGCACCTATGGCGATCATCCGGACCTGCCCAAGGTGGAAGACGTGATCGGCAGGCCGCTTTCCCCCTATGCCATTACCAAGTACGTGAATGAGCTGTATGCGAATGTCTGTTCCTCGTTGTATGACTTTCATACCATCGGCCTGCGTTACTTTAATGTATTTGGCCCCCGCCAGAACCCGGCCGGCCCTTATGCCGCTGTGATACCCCTATTTATTGAAGCAGCCTTGAAAAATGAAAGCCCGTTCATTAATGGAGATGGCACCACCAGCCGCGATTTCACCTTCGTTGAAAATGCGGTACAGGCCAATATCAGGGCTTTGTTCACTGCCGGGCTTACACAACATGAAGTAATAAATATTGCTGTAGGCGAATCTACTACGCTCAACCAGCTATGGGACCATATCTGTGACATCCTGGATACAGAATTGCTGCCCGTATTCAGGAATGAAAGAAAAGGCGACGTAAAGCATAGCCTGGCCGATATCAGCAAAGCACACCGGCTGATAGGCTACCAGCCTTACATTAATGTACGCAAAGGGTTGGAGATGGCAGTAGAGTGGTATAAAAGATCAAACCGCATTCTGTACACATAA